The following are encoded together in the Gordonia insulae genome:
- a CDS encoding SDR family oxidoreductase, with protein MKVVVLGASGEIGKAVAGRLRDRDIEVVAAQRSTGVDAYAGTGLAEAFAGADVVVDCMNVTTTSAKKAIGFFGTVAANVAAAAITAGVGRVVCLSIINAADPAVNAKFGYYQGKAAQEKAYLDALGADRLTIVRSAQWYELARQMLGTMRLGPFAAVPHMRCQPLSAADAAAALTDTVIHRPEGDVEVAGPEVLDLTDIGKAIAQRNGSPRWVLGVRIGGEPIRNGALVPDTPSVVAPTTLDQWLAQEYAA; from the coding sequence ATGAAGGTGGTCGTACTGGGCGCCAGCGGCGAGATCGGAAAGGCCGTGGCCGGTCGGCTGCGTGACCGCGACATCGAGGTCGTGGCCGCGCAACGGTCGACCGGGGTCGATGCGTATGCGGGAACCGGATTGGCCGAGGCCTTCGCCGGGGCCGACGTCGTGGTCGACTGCATGAACGTGACGACGACGAGCGCGAAGAAGGCGATCGGCTTCTTCGGTACGGTCGCCGCGAATGTGGCCGCGGCGGCGATCACGGCCGGAGTCGGTCGGGTTGTCTGTCTCTCCATCATCAATGCGGCGGACCCGGCGGTGAACGCGAAGTTCGGGTACTACCAGGGCAAGGCCGCGCAGGAGAAGGCCTACCTCGACGCCCTGGGTGCCGATCGTCTGACGATCGTCCGGTCCGCGCAGTGGTACGAGCTCGCCCGGCAGATGCTGGGCACCATGCGACTCGGACCGTTCGCCGCGGTGCCACACATGCGGTGTCAACCGCTCTCGGCCGCGGATGCTGCTGCGGCGCTGACGGATACGGTGATACATCGGCCGGAGGGAGACGTCGAGGTGGCGGGCCCCGAAGTGCTCGACCTCACCGACATCGGCAAGGCGATAGCGCAGCGCAACGGTTCGCCCCGATGGGTCCTCGGCGTCCGGATCGGAGGCGAGCCGATCCGCAACGGTGCGCTGGTACCCGACACGCCCTCTGTGGTCGCGCCGACCACCCTCGATCAGTGGCTCGCACAGGAGTATGCGGCATGA
- the pdxR gene encoding MocR-like pyridoxine biosynthesis transcription factor PdxR, whose product MDKRVNSDPWDQVAQRLGTDLYLDLQPDPTATPRGRGARRRRTLAEALRAAIDDGRLPAGTALPPYRSLAADVGLARGTVATVYQELIAEGWLVARQGSGTRVADTAHRQARVGPSATARPAAPRHDFALGQPNPSLFPRADWIASTRRAITEAPDEAFGPGHPQGSARLRRSLAAYLARARGVRADPDHIVLTTSVMHALELLSRTVFGDSIAVESHGLPFHRQVIERGGTSTTPIPVDGGGAVIDALPGQASGVLLTPSHQFPTGVPLSPTRRTAVIDWARTGSRLIVEDDYDGELRYDREPIGALQALGPDVVIYTGSVSKSLSPAVRIAWLALPAQHVDTVVWAKGIREPDASIVDQLVLADLIDSGAYDRHIRRSRQHYRRRRDLLTARLADTGVGLPGIAAGLHAVIPVSADAEPEVFAEAARRGFALAPLSLFRHPDAPAGADVIGGIAVGFGTPTASTFAADVDALVALIVDHPYRR is encoded by the coding sequence GTGGATAAGAGAGTCAATTCCGATCCGTGGGACCAGGTCGCCCAGCGCCTCGGGACCGATCTGTATCTCGATCTGCAACCGGATCCGACGGCCACACCGCGAGGTCGTGGGGCTCGCCGACGTCGAACACTCGCCGAGGCGCTGCGCGCCGCGATCGACGACGGTCGTCTCCCGGCGGGCACCGCACTCCCGCCGTATCGCTCGCTGGCCGCCGACGTCGGCCTGGCGCGCGGCACCGTGGCCACGGTCTATCAGGAGTTGATCGCCGAGGGCTGGCTCGTCGCGCGGCAGGGGTCGGGCACGCGGGTGGCCGACACGGCCCACCGGCAGGCCCGGGTCGGCCCGTCCGCGACGGCTCGGCCGGCCGCCCCACGACACGATTTCGCCCTCGGCCAACCGAATCCGTCGCTGTTCCCCCGCGCTGACTGGATCGCGTCCACCAGGCGGGCCATCACCGAGGCCCCCGACGAGGCATTCGGCCCCGGACATCCACAGGGCAGTGCGCGGCTACGCCGATCGCTGGCCGCGTACCTGGCCCGGGCGCGCGGGGTGCGGGCGGATCCCGACCACATCGTCCTGACGACCTCGGTGATGCATGCATTGGAGTTGTTGTCCCGCACGGTTTTCGGCGACTCGATCGCGGTCGAGAGTCACGGCCTGCCGTTCCACCGGCAGGTGATCGAGCGTGGCGGCACGTCGACCACGCCGATCCCCGTCGACGGCGGGGGCGCGGTGATCGACGCACTACCCGGACAGGCGTCGGGGGTACTGCTCACGCCGAGTCATCAGTTCCCGACGGGCGTCCCGTTGTCACCGACGCGGCGGACGGCGGTGATCGACTGGGCGCGTACCGGGAGCCGCCTGATCGTGGAGGACGACTACGACGGCGAGCTCAGGTACGACCGCGAACCGATCGGCGCGTTGCAGGCACTCGGTCCCGACGTGGTGATCTACACCGGCTCGGTGAGCAAGAGCCTGTCACCGGCGGTGCGCATCGCGTGGCTGGCCCTGCCCGCCCAGCACGTCGACACGGTCGTGTGGGCCAAGGGCATCCGCGAGCCGGACGCCAGCATCGTGGACCAGCTCGTCCTCGCCGATCTCATCGATTCGGGCGCCTACGACCGGCACATCCGCCGCAGTCGACAGCACTATCGCCGACGCCGGGACCTGCTGACCGCGCGTCTCGCCGACACCGGCGTCGGGCTACCCGGCATCGCCGCGGGACTCCATGCCGTCATCCCGGTGTCCGCGGACGCCGAGCCGGAGGTGTTCGCCGAGGCGGCCCGGCGCGGCTTCGCCCTGGCCCCGCTGTCACTGTTCCGGCATCCCGACGCGCCGGCCGGCGCCGACGTCATCGGCGGCATCGCCGTGGGGTTCGGGACCCCGACGGCATCCACCTTCGCCGCCGACGTCGATGCGCTCGTCGCCCTCATCGTCGACCACCCCTACCGCCGCTGA
- a CDS encoding carboxymuconolactone decarboxylase family protein translates to MSVTPESLPDTRRMWLPRTNPGVYKALVALQRASSEGVDPEIGELIKIRASQLNGCAYCLHMHLSDALAAGMEPLTLGMVSVWSEATHLFSDRERAALDLTEHVTRLGEDGVPDDVFARARMSFDEVELGQVLASIVMINAWNRIAVTSRYPAGLDERQLR, encoded by the coding sequence ATGAGCGTGACCCCCGAGTCGCTGCCGGATACGCGACGGATGTGGTTGCCGCGCACCAATCCTGGCGTCTACAAGGCGCTTGTCGCGCTGCAACGCGCGTCGTCGGAGGGAGTGGACCCGGAGATCGGCGAGCTCATCAAGATCCGCGCGTCGCAGCTGAACGGCTGCGCGTACTGCCTGCACATGCACCTGTCCGACGCGCTTGCCGCGGGCATGGAACCCCTCACGCTGGGCATGGTCTCGGTGTGGTCGGAGGCGACGCACCTGTTCTCCGACCGCGAGCGTGCCGCCCTGGATCTGACCGAACACGTGACCAGGCTGGGTGAGGACGGCGTTCCCGATGACGTGTTCGCCCGCGCGCGAATGTCATTCGACGAGGTCGAGCTCGGTCAGGTGTTGGCGTCCATCGTGATGATCAATGCCTGGAACCGCATCGCGGTGACAAGTCGCTACCCGGCCGGCCTGGACGAACGTCAGCTGCGGTGA
- a CDS encoding DUF885 domain-containing protein, whose translation MVSSPAARSAVPPSPVTEYLRLGLAFDRLEEGFVDAYTGDPALRAEVANGPAPEPAVLADRARGLRAELPADLPAERAEFIGAHLSALECSARKFAGEEIGFVDEVRAYFDVDITMGDEQAYRDAHAAMAVELGVPGAAGQTLADAYAAYKRADEIPADRVDDCVRAFSGALRERVRATYPLPDNELVEFEVVTDKPWSGFNYYLGGFRSRVAINVDLTQYMSTLPHLIAHEAYPGHHTEHCRKEQFLVGGGQDEQTIFLVNTPQCLMAEGLADHALVAAMGPDWGLWAQEIYADLGLRFDGARAQRMSVASSGLLGVRQDAALLLHDRSADADVVAEFLQRWLLAPPERARQMLRFLTSPLWRAYISTYVEGYRLLGDWLDDSPPAGRLARFGRLLDEPLTPAQLRAELGAVNPGP comes from the coding sequence ATGGTCTCGTCACCTGCCGCCCGCTCTGCCGTTCCGCCGTCCCCGGTCACCGAGTACCTGCGCCTCGGCCTCGCGTTCGACCGCCTCGAGGAAGGCTTCGTCGATGCCTACACCGGAGACCCGGCATTGCGGGCGGAGGTGGCCAACGGCCCGGCTCCCGAACCCGCGGTACTCGCCGACCGGGCCCGTGGCCTGCGCGCCGAACTCCCGGCCGATCTCCCCGCGGAGCGGGCCGAGTTCATCGGTGCGCACCTGTCTGCGCTGGAGTGCTCGGCGCGCAAGTTCGCCGGGGAGGAGATCGGTTTCGTCGACGAGGTCCGGGCGTACTTCGACGTCGACATCACGATGGGCGACGAGCAGGCCTACCGGGACGCGCACGCGGCGATGGCCGTCGAACTCGGGGTGCCCGGGGCGGCAGGGCAGACACTCGCCGATGCCTACGCCGCATACAAACGGGCCGACGAGATCCCCGCGGATCGTGTCGACGACTGCGTCCGCGCGTTCAGCGGAGCCTTGCGGGAGAGGGTGCGCGCGACGTATCCGCTCCCGGACAACGAGCTCGTCGAGTTCGAGGTCGTCACCGACAAGCCGTGGTCGGGGTTCAACTACTACCTCGGTGGGTTCCGGTCCCGGGTCGCGATCAATGTGGATCTCACCCAGTACATGTCGACGCTGCCGCACCTCATCGCCCACGAGGCCTATCCCGGCCACCACACCGAGCACTGCCGCAAGGAACAGTTCCTGGTCGGTGGCGGGCAGGACGAACAGACGATCTTCCTGGTGAACACACCGCAATGCCTGATGGCCGAGGGGCTCGCCGACCACGCGCTGGTCGCCGCGATGGGACCCGACTGGGGGCTCTGGGCCCAGGAGATCTACGCCGACCTCGGCCTGCGCTTCGACGGCGCCCGCGCGCAACGGATGTCGGTTGCGTCGAGTGGCCTCCTCGGCGTCCGGCAGGACGCGGCGCTCCTCCTGCACGACCGGTCGGCGGACGCCGACGTCGTGGCCGAATTCCTGCAACGATGGCTGCTCGCGCCCCCCGAACGTGCCCGGCAGATGCTGCGGTTCCTCACCTCGCCGCTGTGGCGCGCCTACATCTCCACCTACGTCGAGGGGTATCGCCTGCTGGGCGACTGGCTCGACGACTCGCCGCCGGCGGGTCGCCTCGCGCGCTTCGGTCGACTGCTCGACGAACCACTCACACCGGCGCAGCTGAGAGCCGAACTCGGCGCCGTGAATCCCGGACCATAG
- the glyA gene encoding serine hydroxymethyltransferase, producing MSLAELDPDVAAAMNGELSRQRDTLEMIASENFVPRAVLQAQGSVLTNKYAEGYPGRRYYGGCEYVDVVEDIARNRAKELFGADFANVQPHSGAQANAAVLMALMDPGEKLLGLDLAHGGHLTHGMRLNFSGKLYENHFYGVSKEDFRIDMDEVRKIAQDVRPKVICAGWSAYPRTLDFEAFRSIADEVGAYLWTDMAHFAGLVAAGLHPSPVPHSDVVSSTIHKTLGGPRSGLILAKQEWAKKLNSAVFPGQQGGPLMHAIAGKAVALKIAGTEEFAERQQRTLSGAKLLAERLTGSDVDKAGVSVLTGGTDVHLVLVDLRNSRLDGQQAEDLLHQIGITVNRNAVPFDPRPPMVTSGLRIGTPALATRGFGDEQFTEVADIIGTALAAGQDADVSALRGRVSRLALDFPLYDGLEEWGLMSRV from the coding sequence ATGTCCCTGGCCGAACTCGACCCGGATGTTGCCGCGGCGATGAACGGTGAGTTGAGTCGGCAGCGCGACACGCTCGAGATGATCGCGTCGGAGAATTTCGTCCCGCGCGCCGTGCTGCAGGCACAGGGCAGTGTCCTGACCAACAAATACGCCGAGGGTTATCCCGGCCGGCGGTACTACGGCGGGTGTGAGTACGTCGACGTCGTCGAGGACATCGCGCGGAACCGGGCCAAGGAGCTCTTCGGCGCGGATTTCGCGAACGTGCAGCCGCACTCCGGCGCCCAGGCCAACGCGGCGGTGCTGATGGCGCTGATGGACCCGGGGGAGAAGCTGCTCGGCCTCGACCTCGCACACGGCGGGCACCTCACCCACGGTATGCGGCTGAACTTCTCGGGCAAGCTCTACGAGAACCACTTCTACGGGGTCAGCAAAGAGGACTTCCGGATCGACATGGACGAAGTGCGCAAGATCGCGCAGGACGTCCGGCCGAAGGTGATCTGCGCCGGTTGGTCGGCCTACCCGCGGACCCTCGACTTCGAGGCGTTCCGCTCGATCGCCGACGAGGTCGGCGCCTACCTGTGGACCGACATGGCGCATTTCGCCGGACTCGTCGCAGCCGGCCTGCATCCCTCCCCGGTCCCGCACTCCGACGTCGTGTCCTCGACGATCCACAAGACCCTCGGCGGCCCGCGGTCGGGTCTGATCCTCGCGAAGCAGGAGTGGGCGAAGAAGCTCAACTCCGCGGTGTTCCCCGGTCAGCAGGGTGGGCCGCTGATGCACGCGATCGCCGGCAAGGCCGTGGCCCTGAAGATCGCCGGGACGGAGGAGTTCGCCGAGCGTCAGCAGCGCACACTGTCGGGTGCGAAGCTGCTGGCCGAGCGGCTGACCGGCTCCGACGTCGACAAGGCCGGTGTCTCCGTGTTGACCGGCGGCACCGATGTGCACCTGGTGCTCGTGGACCTGCGCAACAGCCGACTCGACGGCCAGCAGGCCGAGGACCTGCTGCATCAGATCGGCATCACGGTCAACCGCAACGCGGTGCCCTTCGACCCCCGCCCGCCGATGGTCACCTCGGGGCTGCGGATCGGCACCCCGGCGCTGGCCACCCGTGGTTTCGGCGACGAGCAGTTCACCGAGGTCGCCGACATCATCGGAACCGCGCTCGCCGCGGGTCAGGATGCCGACGTCTCGGCGCTGCGCGGCCGTGTGTCACGTCTCGCACTCGACTTCCCGCTCTATGACGGACTGGAAGAGTGGGGGTTGATGAGCCGGGTCTAG
- the coaA gene encoding type I pantothenate kinase: MARDTTGRDPSLYLELDRRQWRDLRESMPLVLTDTELQQLVGLGEQVDLDEVADVYLPLSRLIHLQIAARQRLFAATSTFLGERQTSRQVPFVIGIAGSVAVGKSTTARVLAALLARWESHPKVDLVTTDGFLLPTAELERRGIMHRKGFPESYDRRALLRFVTEVKSGAREVTAPVYSHIAYDIVPDVKHYVRQPDILILEGLNVLQTGPTLMVSDLFDFSIYVDAKTADIEQWYVSRFLKMRTTSFAKPESHFHYYSSLTDDQATVAARDLWTSINLPNLKENILPTRPRATLVLRKDSDHSINRVRLRKL, translated from the coding sequence ATGGCACGCGACACGACCGGGCGCGACCCCAGTCTGTACCTGGAGCTCGACCGTCGACAGTGGCGTGACCTGCGCGAATCGATGCCGCTGGTGCTCACCGACACCGAGCTCCAGCAACTCGTCGGTCTCGGCGAGCAGGTCGACCTCGACGAGGTCGCCGACGTCTACCTGCCGCTCTCCCGTCTCATCCATCTGCAGATCGCGGCCCGCCAGCGCCTGTTCGCGGCGACCTCGACGTTCCTCGGTGAGCGTCAGACCAGCAGGCAGGTGCCGTTCGTCATCGGGATCGCCGGCAGCGTCGCGGTCGGCAAGTCGACCACCGCGCGCGTCCTCGCCGCCCTGTTGGCCCGGTGGGAGTCACACCCGAAGGTCGACCTCGTCACCACGGACGGCTTCCTGCTCCCGACCGCCGAACTCGAGCGTCGAGGCATCATGCATCGCAAGGGGTTTCCCGAGTCGTACGACCGGCGCGCACTGCTCCGGTTCGTCACCGAGGTGAAATCAGGCGCGCGGGAGGTGACCGCACCGGTCTACTCGCACATCGCCTACGACATCGTGCCGGATGTCAAACACTATGTGCGCCAACCCGACATCCTCATCCTGGAAGGACTCAACGTCCTGCAGACCGGGCCGACGCTGATGGTGTCCGACCTGTTCGATTTCTCCATTTACGTCGATGCCAAGACCGCCGACATCGAGCAGTGGTATGTCTCCAGATTCCTGAAGATGCGGACCACGTCGTTCGCCAAGCCCGAATCGCACTTCCATTACTACTCGTCGCTGACCGACGACCAGGCGACCGTCGCCGCGCGCGACCTCTGGACGTCCATCAATCTCCCCAACCTGAAGGAGAACATCCTGCCCACCCGGCCGCGCGCGACGCTGGTGCTGCGCAAGGATTCCGACCATTCCATCAATCGGGTTCGGCTGCGTAAACTCTGA
- a CDS encoding isoprenyl transferase codes for MKLLPDRLRRPMLSVYERRLIQLMDVTRLPRHVAIICDGNRRWARDAGFEDVSHGHRVGAQRIADMLAWCAELDISTVTIYLLSTENLQRASDELDALMEIVPDIVDEISGPTGNWRVRIVGSLAQLPDAVAERLQTASDRTRERVGMNVNVAVGYGGRQEIVDAVRSLLQERLDAGDGPEQMVDAVTVDAIDQNLYTRGQPDPDLVIRTSGEQRLSGFLLWQSAYSEIWFTDAYWPEFRRVDFLRALRDYAARSRRFGK; via the coding sequence ATGAAACTTCTACCCGATCGACTCCGGCGTCCCATGCTGAGCGTGTACGAGCGGCGCCTCATCCAGCTGATGGATGTCACGCGGCTGCCACGCCATGTCGCGATCATCTGCGACGGGAATCGCCGCTGGGCGCGTGACGCCGGTTTCGAGGACGTCAGTCACGGTCACCGGGTCGGCGCGCAACGGATCGCGGACATGCTCGCCTGGTGCGCGGAACTGGACATCTCGACGGTCACCATCTACCTGCTCTCCACGGAGAATCTGCAGCGCGCCTCCGACGAACTCGACGCGCTGATGGAGATCGTGCCCGACATCGTGGACGAGATCTCCGGTCCGACCGGCAACTGGCGGGTGCGGATCGTCGGGAGCCTGGCGCAGTTGCCGGATGCGGTCGCCGAGCGACTGCAGACGGCGTCGGATCGCACTCGCGAGCGGGTCGGCATGAACGTCAACGTCGCGGTCGGATACGGCGGTCGGCAGGAGATCGTCGACGCCGTGCGGTCACTCCTGCAGGAGCGCCTCGACGCGGGCGACGGTCCGGAACAGATGGTCGACGCGGTGACCGTCGACGCGATCGACCAGAACCTGTACACCCGGGGCCAGCCGGACCCGGATCTCGTGATCCGTACCTCGGGCGAGCAGCGACTGTCCGGCTTCCTCCTGTGGCAGAGCGCATACTCGGAGATCTGGTTCACCGACGCGTACTGGCCGGAATTCCGTCGGGTGGATTTCCTGCGCGCACTCCGCGATTACGCCGCCCGCAGCCGCCGATTCGGCAAATAG
- the trhA gene encoding PAQR family membrane homeostasis protein TrhA, giving the protein MNTLTDGPLEAIKPRLRGVIHQYSAWVAACAGLAVVIGGAILRGPGAAIACALYAVTVFGVFAVSASYHRIPWKTARTQIRMKRADHSMIFLFIAGTYTPFCALALPAGVRWWVLGIVWIGAVAGVTLKVIWPSAPRWLGVSLYILLGWVIIAVAPALVSHVGWAVIVLLALGGVFYTVGGILYAVRWPNPWPNTFGHHEVFHACTAVAALLHYVAVWLVLTA; this is encoded by the coding sequence GTGAACACCCTGACGGACGGCCCCCTCGAGGCCATCAAACCCCGATTACGCGGTGTCATCCATCAATACTCCGCGTGGGTCGCCGCATGCGCCGGACTCGCCGTGGTGATCGGCGGGGCGATCCTGCGCGGTCCCGGCGCGGCCATCGCCTGCGCGCTGTACGCGGTGACGGTGTTCGGCGTGTTCGCCGTCAGCGCCAGTTATCACCGCATCCCGTGGAAGACTGCCCGCACGCAGATCCGGATGAAGCGGGCCGACCACTCGATGATCTTCCTGTTCATCGCAGGCACCTACACACCCTTCTGCGCGCTCGCACTCCCCGCCGGCGTCCGGTGGTGGGTGCTGGGGATCGTCTGGATCGGCGCGGTGGCCGGTGTGACCCTCAAGGTGATCTGGCCCAGCGCGCCCCGCTGGTTGGGCGTCTCGCTCTACATCCTGCTCGGCTGGGTGATCATCGCCGTCGCCCCCGCACTCGTCAGCCATGTCGGATGGGCGGTCATCGTGCTGCTCGCCCTGGGCGGCGTCTTCTACACCGTCGGCGGCATCCTCTATGCCGTCCGGTGGCCGAATCCCTGGCCGAACACCTTCGGGCACCACGAGGTCT